A single genomic interval of Parvularculales bacterium harbors:
- a CDS encoding cytochrome b, whose protein sequence is MQKDYAIVQKVIHWIMGIFIILDLFIAQKFGDFIGDPDGFIAYYDETRFASLADHATMGYILATLFVLRLYFRHRHGGAELPSGMPRWQVLAAHAGHIGLYVLMGVLLLSGIITASAASQPIVIFGFFDAAFGAADESFFQSVRLVHETCTNLIIALIVIHIVAALYHHFIVRDRTMLRMLLFWKKTQL, encoded by the coding sequence ATGCAAAAAGATTACGCTATTGTCCAGAAAGTCATTCACTGGATCATGGGTATTTTTATCATTCTTGATTTGTTTATTGCCCAGAAATTCGGCGATTTTATCGGTGATCCTGACGGGTTCATTGCCTACTATGATGAAACCCGTTTCGCCTCGCTCGCCGACCATGCGACCATGGGCTATATTTTGGCCACTCTGTTTGTGTTACGGCTGTATTTCCGGCATCGCCATGGCGGTGCTGAACTCCCCTCCGGCATGCCACGCTGGCAGGTGCTCGCCGCACATGCGGGTCATATAGGCTTGTATGTGCTCATGGGAGTACTTTTACTCAGCGGTATTATTACTGCCAGTGCGGCCAGCCAGCCGATTGTTATTTTCGGCTTTTTTGACGCGGCTTTTGGCGCGGCTGATGAAAGTTTTTTCCAGTCGGTGCGGTTAGTCCATGAAACGTGCACCAATTTGATTATCGCCCTCATCGTCATTCATATCGTCGCAGCGCTATATCATCATTTTATTGTTCGCGATAGAACCATGCTCCGCATGCTGCTATTTTGGAAAAAAACGCAGCTCTGA
- a CDS encoding fumarylacetoacetate hydrolase family protein → MRLVTFTQDGTMRIGVLNGESITDLSRAKPDLPCEMNAFLRAGDAAVQVARAAKGDDFALNDVKLLSPVSQPGKILAVALNYSDHLKEVQEAMPDFPAPKIPMLFTKQNSSVTGPYDPIYLPPESEQLDYEAELAIVIGKTCRRVPKERAHEVIAGGMAANDVSIRDWQMASQTMTMGKSWDSHCPMGPALVTPDELDFADIDFTCLVNGEVRQSSNTGLLVFDIPTLINHLSTVCTLHPGDIILTGTTSGVALWMEGQPWLKPGDVVTCNFGPLGTIENIVEKDPVGTVIE, encoded by the coding sequence ATGAGACTGGTTACATTTACACAAGATGGCACAATGCGTATTGGCGTTTTGAATGGTGAAAGCATCACCGATTTGTCCCGCGCCAAACCGGATTTACCGTGCGAGATGAACGCATTTTTACGCGCCGGTGATGCGGCTGTACAGGTTGCACGTGCCGCAAAAGGTGATGATTTTGCACTAAACGACGTCAAGCTCCTCTCGCCTGTTTCGCAGCCCGGTAAAATTCTGGCCGTTGCCCTGAATTATTCCGATCATCTGAAAGAAGTGCAGGAAGCCATGCCGGATTTTCCGGCACCCAAAATACCGATGTTGTTCACCAAGCAAAACTCCTCCGTCACCGGCCCCTATGACCCGATTTATCTGCCACCGGAATCCGAGCAACTGGATTATGAAGCCGAACTTGCCATTGTTATCGGCAAAACCTGCCGCCGGGTCCCTAAAGAGCGTGCGCACGAGGTCATTGCCGGTGGCATGGCCGCCAATGATGTCTCCATTCGCGACTGGCAAATGGCCTCGCAAACCATGACGATGGGTAAGAGCTGGGACAGTCATTGCCCAATGGGGCCGGCACTGGTGACGCCGGATGAACTTGATTTTGCCGATATTGATTTCACCTGTCTGGTGAATGGCGAAGTACGCCAAAGCTCCAATACCGGTCTTCTGGTGTTTGATATTCCGACCCTCATCAACCATTTATCAACGGTATGTACTTTGCATCCGGGTGATATCATCCTGACCGGGACAACCTCGGGCGTGGCGCTCTGGATGGAAGGCCAGCCCTGGCTGAAGCCCGGTGATGTCGTCACCTGTAATTTCGGTCCGCTCGGCACAATCGAAAACATTGTCGAAAAAGATCCGGTCGGTACCGTTATAGAATAG
- a CDS encoding VOC family protein: MTRPVAKVSDVIFVRFQLRDLKAQADYLEDFGMIAVTRDNESIYYRGTGTDAYIYAAEKGGADAFIAAGYEVNTMDELDALASAQGVEVEDGDALMGGKMVRFKDPDGLGVEVYHGVNKSSPIDESVPVLNSGKQKKRLNEPQRFGRGADEWEIDSEGNMRYALPSSVMRLGHTAINVKDGQASIQWYHDVLGMIVSDNIIGPDGNVGGAFIRCDNGEMPSDHHTLNVVALPPEAEPFHGTFGHAGFELEKSMDDLLAGHFHMKTTGKYTHEWGIGRHLLGSQLYDYWRDTAGFILEHWTDGDLVTADQPPQDVPFINVVKGQYGPTPHSSFNLPMPPEALDDFREAVPGLVDIIVKGAPR, encoded by the coding sequence ATGACCCGACCGGTTGCAAAAGTTTCTGATGTCATTTTTGTGCGGTTTCAGTTGCGCGACCTCAAGGCGCAAGCCGATTATCTGGAAGATTTTGGCATGATTGCCGTCACCAGAGACAATGAGTCAATTTACTATCGTGGCACCGGCACCGATGCGTATATTTATGCCGCTGAAAAAGGCGGGGCAGATGCTTTTATTGCCGCAGGTTATGAAGTCAACACAATGGACGAACTGGACGCTCTGGCTTCTGCACAAGGCGTTGAGGTTGAAGACGGCGATGCACTGATGGGCGGTAAAATGGTGCGCTTTAAAGATCCCGACGGTCTGGGCGTTGAAGTCTATCATGGCGTCAATAAATCCAGCCCGATTGATGAAAGCGTGCCGGTATTGAACTCCGGCAAGCAGAAAAAACGACTGAATGAACCCCAGCGTTTCGGGCGCGGTGCGGATGAGTGGGAAATCGACAGTGAGGGTAATATGCGCTACGCCCTGCCGAGCAGCGTCATGCGGCTGGGTCATACCGCCATCAATGTGAAAGACGGGCAGGCCAGCATACAGTGGTATCATGATGTGCTGGGCATGATTGTCTCCGATAATATCATCGGGCCGGACGGTAATGTCGGCGGGGCTTTCATTCGCTGCGATAATGGCGAAATGCCGAGCGATCACCATACATTAAATGTGGTGGCCCTGCCGCCTGAAGCCGAACCGTTTCACGGCACATTCGGCCATGCCGGCTTCGAGCTGGAAAAATCGATGGATGATTTGCTGGCCGGTCACTTTCATATGAAAACCACCGGCAAATACACCCACGAATGGGGTATCGGGCGTCATCTTCTGGGGAGCCAACTGTATGATTACTGGCGTGACACAGCCGGTTTTATTCTTGAGCACTGGACTGATGGCGATCTGGTAACCGCCGATCAGCCACCGCAGGATGTACCCTTCATCAATGTGGTGAAGGGGCAATATGGGCCGACTCCTCATTCCAGCTTTAATCTGCCGATGCCGCCTGAGGCACTGGACGATTTCCGTGAAGCCGTGCCAGGTCTGGTCGATATCATTGTCAAAGGCGCCCCCCGCTAA
- a CDS encoding glutathione S-transferase family protein yields MVELAEFDVLTREVLHWQGLHLFHFSGSSCSQKLRIYVRLKNIELTLHPVNLVKRENQTDWYMGINPRGLVPTLIDDGKVIIESNDIITYLENKFPTPELIPDGQAEEVSELLDFEDRLHMDLRAITMRFFVPSAMAQRSDEQLAHYEKAGSGQVCGRPDDHKAGELAFWQDMKAHNGIPDARAQAAVTALRTALETHEATLRKQPYLLGNTLSVVDIAWYIYANRLIGAGYPLATLHPHVGAWFDGLHKRPLFRNEVKTPLPVKLISAATRLAHRAGRRHIQTFIS; encoded by the coding sequence TTGGTAGAACTGGCTGAATTTGATGTCCTGACCAGAGAGGTTTTGCACTGGCAGGGTCTGCATCTGTTTCATTTCTCCGGCTCGTCATGCTCGCAAAAATTGCGGATTTACGTGCGGCTGAAAAATATTGAACTCACCCTGCACCCTGTAAATCTGGTCAAACGTGAAAACCAGACTGATTGGTATATGGGCATCAATCCGCGCGGGTTGGTGCCGACCCTGATTGATGATGGTAAAGTCATCATTGAAAGCAATGACATCATCACCTATCTGGAAAACAAATTCCCTACACCGGAACTGATACCGGACGGACAGGCCGAGGAAGTGAGCGAACTGCTGGATTTTGAAGACCGCTTGCATATGGATTTGCGCGCCATCACCATGCGGTTTTTCGTGCCGTCTGCCATGGCGCAACGCAGTGACGAACAATTGGCGCACTATGAGAAAGCAGGTTCCGGTCAGGTCTGCGGCCGGCCCGATGACCATAAAGCCGGGGAATTGGCCTTCTGGCAGGATATGAAAGCCCACAACGGAATTCCGGATGCGCGGGCGCAAGCAGCAGTCACGGCCTTACGCACCGCGCTGGAAACGCATGAGGCTACCCTCCGAAAGCAGCCCTATTTGCTGGGCAATACGCTGAGCGTTGTGGATATTGCCTGGTATATTTACGCCAACCGGCTGATCGGCGCAGGCTACCCGCTGGCCACACTGCACCCGCATGTCGGCGCATGGTTTGATGGCCTGCACAAAAGGCCATTGTTCCGCAACGAGGTGAAGACGCCGCTACCGGTCAAACTCATTTCCGCCGCAACCCGTCTGGCACATCGCGCCGGACGAAGGCATATCCAAACTTTCATTTCCTGA
- a CDS encoding TetR/AcrR family transcriptional regulator: MPASQTKTELTQKVKDTPGKGARAREALMDAGLELLGEISLRELTVGKICAAAQMKRPSFYTYFDSVDDLLDAMIRREIDRVEALYEAHETEDKSALHRLARIPLSLVKMGLRDKNRRKAIVKLMGSDPAFTHIRMQNLRRDIKAAIAEGSLTLEEKQIDIFMQIYVAGILSLVARHADDAVPSHEAVSTLQILLRGAGGDPAMLKEILSAP; the protein is encoded by the coding sequence ATGCCAGCCAGCCAGACCAAGACAGAACTGACCCAAAAGGTAAAAGACACGCCCGGCAAAGGTGCGCGGGCACGTGAGGCGCTGATGGATGCGGGATTGGAATTATTGGGTGAAATTTCGCTGCGCGAGTTAACGGTGGGCAAAATATGCGCCGCCGCACAGATGAAGCGGCCAAGTTTTTATACTTATTTCGACTCCGTTGATGATTTACTTGACGCGATGATACGGCGTGAAATTGACAGGGTGGAAGCGCTTTATGAGGCGCATGAAACCGAAGATAAAAGTGCGCTGCACCGCTTGGCGCGCATTCCACTCAGTCTGGTTAAGATGGGCTTGCGTGATAAAAACCGCAGGAAGGCGATTGTGAAACTGATGGGTTCAGACCCCGCCTTCACCCATATACGCATGCAGAATTTGCGCCGCGATATCAAGGCAGCGATTGCCGAGGGAAGTTTGACCCTCGAGGAGAAACAGATTGATATTTTTATGCAAATTTATGTTGCCGGTATTTTGAGTCTGGTTGCACGCCATGCCGATGATGCCGTGCCCTCGCATGAAGCGGTCAGCACCTTGCAAATTTTATTGCGCGGGGCGGGTGGCGATCCGGCCATGCTAAAAGAGATTTTAAGCGCACCGTAA
- a CDS encoding FAD-dependent monooxygenase, whose amino-acid sequence MSETGNNDADVIIIGAGPAGMLAALLLARHGLSSHIVERRRKIAETPRAHAVNGKTIEISSTAGIPAEEIYVAGMPVRRGGMVNFWSTLSGTYLGGLPYERQDDAVLELAPYRLVNISQPRFEAILENHVTANPGISLSRGMQCTGFSQDDRGVTAIVQSGEGREETLKGDYLIAADGAGSPLRRQMGIEMEGPDALQHFMTIHFHADLSELIGDKPGILHWIMEPTAAAALISYDDGQNWVLMHNCPPDGEDPALYDEVRCRGLVAAALGRNDVEFTIHTIDPWVMTAQVAVQYRKHRAFLVGDAAHRFPPAGGLGLNTGVGDAQNLAWKLAAVKKGVAGPVLLDSYEAERKPVAETNSAQSLENAMRMIELIGFLLGPDPENMQTHFDTICQHAESSTELAGAIAAQKLHFDSLRLQIGYSYGGHDDTALGIDDYRPQFRIGDCLPHCAVNHKQATLPLIELVQSGHFTLLLRDNQEVPPISDERLDIMRDGIDFTGNWSEQLAAWDDNLAALLVRPDGHIAAHFLAGSVSEKNVSAAIARVLANQ is encoded by the coding sequence ATGTCGGAAACCGGCAACAATGATGCGGACGTTATCATTATCGGGGCGGGCCCTGCCGGCATGCTGGCAGCACTTCTCCTGGCCAGGCACGGACTGAGTAGCCATATTGTTGAGCGGCGCAGAAAAATTGCGGAAACACCACGCGCTCATGCGGTAAACGGCAAAACAATTGAAATTAGCAGCACGGCCGGTATTCCCGCCGAAGAGATTTACGTCGCCGGTATGCCTGTGAGGCGCGGCGGTATGGTTAATTTCTGGTCGACCCTGTCGGGCACTTATCTCGGCGGGTTGCCTTATGAACGTCAGGATGATGCGGTTCTGGAACTTGCTCCCTACAGGCTGGTCAATATTTCACAACCACGCTTTGAAGCGATCTTGGAAAACCATGTGACGGCCAATCCCGGAATCAGCCTGTCACGCGGGATGCAATGCACCGGTTTTAGTCAGGACGATAGAGGCGTGACGGCGATTGTGCAGAGCGGGGAGGGCAGGGAAGAAACCCTTAAGGGTGATTATCTGATTGCCGCCGATGGCGCCGGATCTCCTCTGCGCCGGCAAATGGGCATTGAGATGGAAGGGCCGGACGCGCTGCAACATTTTATGACGATTCATTTTCATGCCGATTTGTCGGAACTGATCGGCGACAAGCCCGGTATTCTGCATTGGATTATGGAGCCAACGGCAGCGGCTGCGCTGATCTCTTATGATGATGGTCAAAACTGGGTTCTGATGCATAATTGCCCGCCCGATGGGGAAGATCCGGCACTTTATGATGAAGTACGCTGCCGCGGTTTGGTGGCGGCGGCGCTGGGACGGAATGACGTTGAGTTTACCATTCACACTATTGACCCCTGGGTGATGACGGCACAAGTGGCGGTGCAATACCGCAAGCACCGGGCCTTTTTGGTTGGTGATGCGGCGCACCGGTTTCCTCCGGCCGGCGGGCTGGGGCTGAATACCGGCGTTGGTGACGCGCAAAATCTGGCGTGGAAGCTGGCAGCCGTTAAAAAGGGTGTTGCCGGACCGGTTTTGCTGGACAGTTATGAGGCCGAGCGTAAACCGGTGGCCGAAACCAACAGCGCCCAAAGCCTTGAAAACGCCATGCGGATGATTGAATTGATCGGGTTTTTGCTTGGGCCCGATCCGGAAAATATGCAAACGCATTTTGACACCATTTGCCAACATGCCGAAAGTTCGACTGAACTGGCCGGTGCCATAGCGGCGCAAAAGCTCCATTTCGACAGTCTGCGCCTGCAAATAGGCTATAGTTATGGCGGTCACGACGATACCGCGCTCGGTATTGATGATTACCGCCCGCAATTCCGCATTGGCGATTGCCTGCCGCATTGTGCCGTCAACCATAAACAAGCAACACTACCGCTTATTGAACTGGTTCAGAGCGGGCACTTTACCCTGCTGTTGCGCGATAATCAGGAAGTCCCCCCAATATCCGATGAGCGACTGGATATTATGCGGGACGGAATTGATTTTACCGGCAACTGGAGTGAGCAACTGGCCGCGTGGGATGATAATCTGGCGGCTCTGCTTGTGCGGCCTGACGGGCACATTGCTGCTCATTTTTTAGCCGGTAGCGTGAGTGAGAAAAATGTCAGCGCGGCTATAGCCCGTGTGCTGGCCAATCAATAG
- a CDS encoding SDR family oxidoreductase produces MDLGLTGKKAVVCASSRGLGYACAAALAREGAHVIINGRNAETLTAAENEIRKLKAGAVSSVVADLDSEDGRAALLESCDAPDILVTNNGGPPPGTYQQWDEAMWRDAFTANMIAPALLIRAVVDGMRERKFGRIVNITSAMVKSPHPNMGLSNSARSALTAFSKGLSKEVAKDNVTINNLLPERFDTQRQQQMAELAMALKKISYEEAWAEMEASIAAGRLGQPEELGDACAFLCSEQAGFISGQNLQLDGGSYSGLI; encoded by the coding sequence ATGGATCTCGGATTAACAGGTAAAAAAGCAGTGGTCTGTGCATCATCGCGCGGGCTTGGTTATGCCTGCGCTGCCGCGCTGGCGCGCGAGGGCGCACATGTTATCATTAACGGGCGCAACGCCGAGACACTGACGGCGGCTGAAAACGAGATTAGAAAACTGAAAGCAGGCGCGGTCAGTTCAGTGGTGGCGGATCTGGACAGCGAAGACGGGCGTGCGGCACTTCTGGAGTCATGCGATGCGCCCGATATTCTGGTGACCAATAATGGCGGCCCTCCGCCCGGCACTTATCAGCAATGGGATGAAGCCATGTGGCGTGATGCTTTCACTGCCAATATGATTGCGCCGGCACTGCTTATCCGTGCTGTGGTGGACGGTATGCGCGAACGCAAATTCGGTCGCATCGTCAACATAACCTCAGCCATGGTTAAATCGCCCCACCCCAATATGGGGCTTTCAAATTCGGCCCGTTCGGCTTTGACGGCCTTTTCGAAAGGCTTATCCAAAGAGGTCGCGAAAGATAATGTGACGATTAATAATTTGCTACCCGAGCGTTTTGACACGCAACGCCAGCAGCAAATGGCCGAACTGGCCATGGCACTAAAGAAGATTTCATACGAGGAAGCGTGGGCCGAGATGGAAGCCAGCATTGCCGCCGGCCGCCTCGGACAACCGGAGGAATTAGGTGATGCCTGTGCCTTTTTATGTTCCGAGCAGGCCGGATTTATTTCCGGTCAAAATCTGCAATTGGATGGCGGTTCTTATTCCGGATTGATTTGA
- a CDS encoding glutathione S-transferase N-terminal domain-containing protein, translating into MIPHEAEFELYHYGESLCSQMVRLALEEKQIAYKSHHMHLELTGENLSRAYKKINPNVVVPVLVHNGTPIYNSWEILRYLDDYAPQQGTPLLPKTAEGLAALDSLVHENALRGDVELGENFGTSIAGASTYILANILKRRPVPAVMWDYLTKHPDRMRKVAFCVLRLRGGLPKPLYEKFIRRLARGLADSEQRLSDGRDYMFGDYSLLDVMMTSHFHRLEDVHLDMIFTTGRLPYLTAYWQRVRARPSYEPAITGFHSWEWRAAIDEIYKGRPSPFLPLLASEVDKHLAAQKQGKDAA; encoded by the coding sequence ATGATCCCGCATGAGGCAGAATTCGAACTCTATCATTATGGCGAGTCCCTGTGCTCGCAAATGGTGCGTCTGGCGTTGGAGGAAAAGCAGATTGCCTATAAGTCACACCACATGCATCTGGAACTGACCGGCGAAAACCTGTCGCGTGCTTATAAGAAAATCAATCCAAATGTGGTTGTCCCGGTGCTCGTGCATAACGGCACGCCGATTTATAATAGTTGGGAAATTTTGCGCTATCTGGATGATTATGCGCCGCAACAGGGCACGCCACTTTTGCCGAAAACGGCGGAAGGTCTGGCTGCACTGGACAGTTTAGTGCATGAAAATGCGCTCCGCGGTGATGTAGAACTGGGTGAAAATTTCGGCACATCAATTGCCGGTGCCAGCACTTATATCCTTGCCAATATATTAAAGCGCCGTCCGGTACCGGCGGTGATGTGGGATTATTTGACCAAACATCCGGACCGCATGCGCAAAGTCGCTTTTTGTGTGCTGCGTTTGCGTGGCGGGCTGCCCAAGCCGCTTTATGAAAAATTCATCCGCCGTCTCGCACGGGGTCTGGCCGATAGCGAGCAGCGGCTGTCTGACGGCCGTGATTACATGTTTGGCGATTATTCGCTACTTGATGTGATGATGACGTCACATTTTCACCGGCTGGAAGATGTGCATCTCGATATGATCTTCACCACCGGCCGCCTGCCATATCTTACTGCCTATTGGCAACGCGTACGGGCACGGCCCAGCTATGAACCGGCAATAACCGGGTTTCACAGTTGGGAATGGCGTGCCGCCATAGATGAGATTTACAAAGGCCGGCCTTCACCCTTCCTGCCGCTTCTGGCAAGTGAAGTGGATAAGCATCTGGCCGCCCAAAAGCAAGGAAAGGACGCCGCATGA
- a CDS encoding bifunctional 3-(3-hydroxy-phenyl)propionate/3-hydroxycinnamic acid hydroxylase yields MRDYDVVIAGFGPTGALAANLLGKYGIRTLVVDPQPAIYDIPRGVHFDGETMRIFQSVGLADAIFAQSACNKSLNFVNSRGLSLMRVELDGLPQTTGWPASIFFRQPLVEKHLRDHLSHFDSVTENPGWALRELMQDEDGVELTLQDVESGEAKKIRAAYLIGADGADSTVRQLLDIPLEDMQCDEPWLVVDWELEPDITFNHDVYQFCDPARPGTLVPCAGQHIRWEFMINPGDDYDAMEEEDAVRAMMAPYLHHLSPHIRPDQGQILRSKVYQFHGLLAERMRAGRVFLMGDAAHQMPPFLGQGMCAGLRDAENLIWKLAGVLGGRYEAHILSSYHSERHAHVRAVIKQAVKIGEIIQTRNRLKAIMRDTFLRLGKLLPKLLSGIEFGQTWRLGSGLFSGDPASGRQIPQPLVHHPNTPDKTEKLDAFLPEGFCLLALHNTGKADFQRVSDAYPQLDCKILVLGDDLVETDGLLSVMAGQHRLSGFLLRPDRQIYAALKEGGPPLPHQLEEHLATLSQHLFANGKKLPAE; encoded by the coding sequence TTGCGTGATTATGATGTGGTGATTGCCGGATTTGGACCGACCGGTGCTCTGGCGGCCAATTTGCTTGGTAAGTACGGTATCCGCACGCTGGTGGTTGACCCGCAACCGGCGATTTATGACATTCCGCGCGGTGTGCATTTTGATGGCGAGACGATGAGGATTTTCCAGTCGGTCGGTCTGGCTGATGCTATTTTTGCCCAGAGTGCATGCAACAAATCTCTGAATTTCGTCAATAGCCGTGGCTTATCGCTTATGCGGGTGGAGTTGGATGGTTTGCCGCAAACTACCGGCTGGCCGGCAAGTATATTCTTCCGCCAGCCGTTGGTGGAAAAACACCTGCGTGATCATTTGAGCCACTTTGACAGCGTCACCGAAAATCCGGGCTGGGCATTGCGGGAGCTGATGCAAGATGAAGACGGCGTAGAGTTGACACTGCAAGATGTTGAAAGCGGCGAAGCAAAGAAGATCAGGGCGGCTTACCTCATCGGCGCTGACGGGGCCGATAGCACAGTGCGCCAATTGCTGGATATTCCGCTTGAAGATATGCAATGCGATGAACCCTGGCTGGTGGTTGATTGGGAGCTTGAGCCGGATATCACGTTTAATCATGATGTTTACCAGTTTTGCGATCCGGCACGGCCCGGCACTTTAGTTCCCTGCGCCGGTCAGCACATTCGCTGGGAATTTATGATTAACCCGGGTGATGATTATGATGCGATGGAAGAGGAAGATGCCGTGCGTGCCATGATGGCACCTTATCTGCACCATTTATCACCCCATATTCGCCCCGATCAGGGGCAGATATTACGCTCTAAAGTCTATCAGTTTCATGGCCTGCTGGCTGAGCGCATGCGTGCCGGAAGAGTGTTTTTGATGGGCGATGCGGCACATCAAATGCCGCCTTTTCTGGGTCAGGGCATGTGCGCCGGTTTGCGTGATGCCGAAAATCTCATATGGAAACTGGCCGGCGTTTTGGGTGGGCGCTATGAAGCCCATATTCTCAGCAGCTATCACAGTGAACGGCATGCGCATGTCCGGGCGGTTATAAAACAGGCCGTGAAAATTGGTGAAATTATCCAGACACGAAACCGACTGAAAGCCATTATGCGCGATACTTTTCTGCGCCTCGGCAAGCTGCTGCCGAAACTGCTTAGCGGCATTGAATTCGGTCAGACCTGGCGGCTCGGTAGCGGTCTTTTTTCGGGTGATCCGGCCTCCGGCCGGCAAATTCCGCAACCGCTTGTGCATCACCCCAATACGCCTGACAAAACGGAAAAGCTTGATGCGTTTTTGCCGGAGGGATTTTGCCTGCTGGCCCTGCACAATACCGGTAAAGCCGATTTCCAGAGAGTCAGTGATGCCTATCCGCAACTCGATTGTAAAATTCTGGTGTTGGGAGATGATTTGGTAGAAACCGATGGATTGCTCTCAGTCATGGCCGGACAACATCGGCTGAGCGGGTTTTTATTAAGGCCAGACCGGCAAATTTATGCCGCTTTGAAAGAGGGCGGCCCACCGTTGCCACACCAGTTGGAAGAGCATTTGGCAACTTTATCGCAACATCTTTTTGCCAACGGAAAAAAATTGCCTGCAGAATGA
- a CDS encoding sulfatase-like hydrolase/transferase — translation MRFLILLATLMGFPTGWAGAAGLPDIIFILADDLGWQDVGFNGSEIRTPNLDRLAANGKQLTRFYAHPTCSPTRASLLTGQSALRLGVTRPYSKLNPNGLPLDRTLLPEFLKQHGYQTALAGKWHLGPRKKAHLPNNRGFDSFYGHLTGGVGYWDHVHGGHYDWQRDGVTARDEGYTTHLLADEAVRVLRQRDKAKPLFLYIAFGAPHLPNEAPPEALAPYAAIESEKRRIHAAMVSEMDKGIGRVLDELKAQKMTKDTLILFMSDNGGLTGHELLPRFAYQFVNGMQSLFGVPLPVRFMEFMRTNMYDGAADNGDLRGGKGSVLEGGIRVPALISW, via the coding sequence ATGCGTTTTTTAATCTTACTCGCTACTCTTATGGGGTTTCCCACAGGTTGGGCCGGGGCGGCCGGACTGCCTGATATCATTTTCATTCTGGCCGATGATTTGGGCTGGCAGGATGTCGGCTTTAACGGCAGCGAGATCAGGACACCAAACCTTGACCGGTTGGCCGCCAATGGTAAACAGCTGACGCGCTTTTATGCGCATCCGACCTGTAGCCCGACACGGGCGTCGTTGCTGACCGGACAATCGGCTTTGCGTCTCGGTGTCACGCGTCCCTATTCCAAGCTCAATCCCAATGGCCTGCCGCTTGACCGCACGCTCTTGCCTGAATTTCTGAAACAGCACGGATATCAGACGGCATTGGCCGGAAAATGGCATCTGGGGCCGCGCAAAAAAGCCCATCTCCCGAACAATCGCGGCTTTGACAGTTTTTACGGTCATCTGACTGGCGGTGTCGGTTACTGGGATCATGTGCATGGCGGCCATTATGATTGGCAACGCGACGGTGTGACCGCGCGGGATGAAGGCTATACGACCCATTTGCTGGCCGATGAGGCGGTGCGGGTCTTACGCCAACGCGATAAGGCCAAACCCCTGTTTCTTTATATTGCTTTTGGGGCGCCGCATTTACCCAATGAAGCTCCGCCCGAAGCGCTAGCACCTTATGCGGCTATTGAATCGGAAAAAAGGCGCATCCATGCCGCCATGGTCAGTGAAATGGATAAGGGCATCGGGCGCGTTCTGGACGAACTTAAGGCGCAGAAAATGACAAAAGACACGCTCATTTTATTCATGAGCGACAATGGAGGTTTGACCGGACATGAACTCTTGCCGCGGTTTGCTTATCAGTTTGTCAATGGCATGCAATCACTGTTTGGCGTTCCCCTGCCCGTGCGCTTTATGGAATTCATGCGCACCAATATGTATGACGGGGCGGCTGATAATGGTGATTTGCGGGGCGGCAAGGGCTCTGTTCTGGAGGGCGGTATTCGTGTGCCGGCGCTGATAAGCTGG
- a CDS encoding carboxymuconolactone decarboxylase family protein, with translation MSYEIDEEKMAAGAAIVEKLGLLSKAGPALSDDLRAHTLQALFGTIWTRDGLELKQRSLITLTTLIALNREHELVLHFRGARNLGIERETIEEVILHVAHYAGWPVAVTASSILDDVWKEMDEEMAQ, from the coding sequence ATGAGTTATGAAATTGATGAAGAAAAAATGGCTGCGGGTGCAGCCATTGTTGAAAAACTGGGTTTGCTGTCAAAGGCCGGTCCGGCGCTGAGCGATGATTTACGTGCGCATACGCTCCAGGCCCTGTTTGGTACTATATGGACGCGCGACGGGCTGGAATTGAAGCAACGCAGCCTTATCACCCTGACAACGTTGATTGCACTAAATCGCGAGCATGAGCTGGTTTTGCATTTCCGCGGCGCGCGCAACCTCGGCATAGAACGTGAGACCATTGAGGAAGTGATCCTGCATGTGGCCCATTATGCAGGCTGGCCTGTGGCCGTCACCGCCAGTTCCATACTGGATGATGTCTGGAAAGAAATGGATGAGGAGATGGCCCAATGA